GGACGGGCTACTGTGGAAAACGTTCGTGGCGATATTGTCGATCGAACAGCAATGCCGCGCCGTTTCGATCGATTCACAGCGAAGGGCTTACGCCCGCGACACCCGAGGCACCGGTATGGACGATCCGACACGCGTCGAGTGGCGCGAGTGGGGCCAGGACGCTTTCGACGAGGCCGAAGCGACGGACAGGCCCGTGTTGCTCTCGCTCACTGCGACGTGGTGTGACCACTGCCACGAGATGGACGCGGAGACGTACGCGGAGCCCCGAATCGCCGCGAACGTCAACGACAGCTTCGTCCCCGTACGCGTCGACGTCGATCGCCACCCCCGGGTGCGCGATCGGTACAACATGGGTGGGTTCCCGTCGACGGTCTTCTGTGCGCCTGACGGCGGCGTTCTCACCGGTGCGGGCTATCTCGGCCCCGACGGGATGCGACAGGTGCTCGACAGCGTCCGGACCATGTGGGAGACGAAGGGGAGCGGCGCGGCACGGATCCCGCGCCCGTTGCGCGAAGACAACCCGCCTGCCGGCGACCTGACGCCCGAGATCGAGTCGGCGATGCTCGGCCAGTTGACCGAGACCTACGACGAGGTCGCCGGCGGCTGGGGTGACGGGCCGAAGTTCCCGCTCCCGGACGCCCTCGAGTTCGCGCTCAAGCGCGATCGGGAGATGGCGCTTCGCTCCTTCGACGCCGTCGGGGCGAACCTGCTGGACGAGTACGACGGCGGCTTCTACCGCTTCGCGACCGATCGGGACTGGTCGGGGCTCCAGTACGAGAAACTGCTCGACTCCAACGGCGCGCTCGTGCGGGCGTTCGCCAACGCCTACCTCCACACCGGCGCGGACGAGTACCGCGACCCCGCCGAGCGCACGATCGAGTATCTGACGACGACGCTGTGGAACGGCAGTGCGGATGCGTTCGCGAACAGCCAGGCCCCCGGCGAGCCGGACGCGCACGGCCTCGACGCGACCGATCGGGCGACGGCCGACGAGCCGCCGGTCGACGAGGGGGTCTTCGCCGGGTCGAACGCGCTCGCGATCGAGGGCCTGCTCACGTACTACGCCTACACGGACGACGAGCGCGCCCGTCGGTACGCCGAACGGGCGCTCGCGACGCTCCGGGAAGACCTGCTCGAAGAGGGCGTCGCACGCCACGAGCGCGACGCGACACTCCAGGCCGGCGACGACCCGACGTGCCTGCTCGCGACCCAGGCGCGCGTCCTGGGCGCGCTCACGACGGCCGCCAGCACGATCGAGACGGCCCTGCTCGAGGACGCCCGTGCGGTCGCGGACGCGACGATCGACCGGCTCCACGACGAGGACTCGTTCCTCGACGGCCCGGCGACGGGCGTCGGCCTCTGTGATCGGCCGCTGCGGCCGCTGGATTCGAACGTCGCGTTCGCCGACGGATTGCTCGAACTCGCGGTGCTCTCCGGAGAGGACCGGTACCGGACGTACGCCCGCGAGACGCTCGAGGCGTTCGCGGGAGCGAGCGATCGGTTCGGCGTCCAGATCGCCCGCTACGGGACGGCCGTCGCCCGCCTGCTCGAGGGACCGCTGGTGATCCGGGTGGCCGGGGAACCGGGAACCGACCTCCACCGTGCCGCACTCCGACTCGCCGACCACGAGAAAGTCGTCGTCCCGGACGCGACGGACGACCTCGAACCGGGGAGGGCACGGGTCGAACGCGACGGCCGCCGTTCGACGCCGGCCGAAACTCCGGAGCAGTTGAGCAACCGCGTTCAGGACGTGCACGAGTAACGTCTGGCCCTGAGGCGGCCGAGATCGATCGAGCGGCAAACCACCACAGCGTTTATGTTGCTACAGTCAGTGGTGCCTGCATATGGCCAGCCTCAGGGACCTCGGGCTCTCCGAATACGAAGCCCGGGCGTATCGAGCACTGCTGAACACCGGTCCGACGACGGCGAAGGAACTCTCACGCGCGAGCGACGTCCCGATGGGTCGGATCTACGACGTGCTGAACAGCATCGAGCAGTACAACCTCGTCCGTAGCCAGACCGCGAGCCGCCCGAAGAAGTACGTCGCGGTCGAACCCTCGACCGCCCTCGATCGGCTGCTCGACGACAAGAAACGCGAACTCGAGGAGAAGGCCGACCAGTACGAGTCGATCGTCGACGACCTCGCCGACGAACTCGACGCGGCCGAACCCGTCGAGGAGCAGTTCTGGACCGCCGCCGTCGGCCCCGAGGAGACGATCGATCTCCTCCTCGAGCGGCTCGCGGCTGCGGACCGGGACATCGTGATGGTCGCCGCGGATCCGGTCCCCCAGATGGACATCCGGACGGTCGGCGACGAGGTGCTTGCCCAGCTCGAGGACGCCCTCGACCGCGGCGTCTCGGTCGACATCCTGATGACCCGGGAACTCGTCGCCTCTCTCTCCGAGAACGTCGGCGAACGGTACCGGGAGACGTTACAGGCGCGAAAGGATTTCGACGTGCGAACGAGCGAGGAGGTCACCGGCTCGTTCAACATCATCGACGGCGTCGAAGTCTGTATCCAGGTGCCGAACCCGCTCACCTCGAGCGAGGCGTTCGGCATGATCGACCTGAAAGATCCCGAGTTCGCCGCGGACGTCCACGACGAGTTCACGCCACACTGGCAGAACGCCGAACCGCTCGAGTTCTGACCGGTCGAATCGTCCGTCACGCCGCACCGATCGTCTCGTCCGTTCGTTCCGTCGTCTAGACTGCACGGTACCGGTTCGTTCGTGGTCCGACGCCCTCGCCTGCCCGGACCCGACTCCGTTGCTCCGGATCCACTCACTGCGCCCGTCTCGACGTACCGATCGATCGCTCGAGACGGTACCCGACCGACCCGGATCGGAGCGTCCGTCTTCGATCGCTGGTCGCGAGAATCCCTCGTTTTTATATCATGGATATTCAATATCGATATATGATAGGTCAGGGCCGCTATTCGAATCGATCGGCCGTCGCGGTCGCGATCGTCGTGTTGGTGCTGGGGGTCGCTTCGGGACCCGTCGCGGCACAGGAGGCCGAATCGACGAAGTTCGAGGTGACGGTGACCGAAGACGGGGCGATCGACTCCGTGGACATTCACTGGACGATCACCGACGAGACGTACGCGGATCTCAACGAGGCTACCGGGACCGAGGATGACGAATCGGTCGCGGACGGGCTAGAGGCAATCTACGAGGATACCCCGTCGATCGGGTCCGCATCGGTAACGGAACGAGAACTGAATTCGGGCTACGAACTGTCTATCGCACTCTCCGACGTCGAGCAGTCGGAGGAGGACGATCTCGACGTGACGGTCGAAGACGACACCGTCGTCTACGAGGAGATCGCGGTCGCCGACCCCGCCGACTCCAGCACGCCGGACGAGATCACGTACCGGGTCGTCATGCCCGGCGAAATCTCGGAGACGAACGCCGACGTCGTCGACGGGAACGAAGCGACGTGGCACCTCCACGAAACGTATACGAGCGACCTGTACGTCGAATCCTCACTCGACGGCACAACCGACGACGCCGACGACGCGGTCGATGAGGACGAGACGGCGGACGCGATCGACGACGAGGCGGACGACGAAACGACGACTGTCGAGGATGAGGAGTCGACCGACGACGCAGACGCAGACGAATCGACTGACGATGTCGAGGGCGACGGCGATCAGTCTGACGACAGCGGGGCCGACGTAACCGATGACGACAGCGTCCCCGGCTTCGGCGCCGCGGTCACGATCGTCGCGGTCGTCGGGTCGGGTCTCGCAGTCGGCCGACGGACAGATCGACGATAATCGATCGGTCGCCTCGCGCCGCGTTCAGTTCTCGCCGTTGACTTCGTCGCGCAGGGTCGCCATCTCGACGACGCGCTCGGCGTGGGCGTTGTGCTGGTGGATCGACTCGTCGTTTGACTGTTTCATCGTGATCACCGCGTCGTCGGGGAGGTGATCGAACTCGTCGACGACGCCCTCGGCCATCGATCGGACGCAGTCCTCGACGAACTTCGCGTCGGCGTGGGCGGCGTAGGTCATGTGGTCCTCGTCGGGTCGTTTCGCGAGGTTGTAGATCCGCGCGCTCATCGAGTCGCGGGCGACGTCGATGAGGTCGTTCAGGTCGACGTCCGGATCGCCGTTCGCCTCGACGGTCAGCGTCGCGTGGCCACGCTGGGAGTGGCCCGCCTGTGGCACTTCGTCGAGGAACTGCGTGATCGTCTCCTCCTCGACGCCCAGGTCCTCGAGCGTCTGCTTCGCGCGGGCGGCGGACATCCCCTGCGAGCACGGGCAGACGGTCATCCCGGTGACCGTCGCGCCGATCTCCTCGCGGGTCCCCTCGTCGGTCGCCGTCGCGGCGGCCACGATGTCGACCGTGTGCTGGGTCTCGCGATCGCTCGCGGGCGTTTGCTCGCGGCGCAGCAACTCGGCCTCCATGGAGACCTCGGCGCGCGTGGTGTAGTCGTGCTTCTCGAGGAGTCGTTCGGCGGCCTCGCCGCAGACTTCCTCGACGCGGTAGGCCTCTTCGCGGGTCGCGTCCTCGAGGATTTCGTCGATGACCTCCATGTTGCGGCTCATGTCCGCGCCCTTTCGCCAGGCGGGGAGGTCGACGAAGACCTCGAACTCGGCGGTGTATACGATCGGCCGCTTGTCCTCGCGCGCGATCTTGACGAGCTTTTCGACGCCGGTGACGCCGACCTGGCTCAGGCCGACGGTGACGTCGGGGGACGTAGCCTGCACGTCCGGCAGTTGGTGACTCATTGGCCGCATTCAGGGTAGCAGGCGATTATGGCTTTCGGAAGCCGTAGTATACGGACGACGGCGTGGACGGCGGCGATTTTCGGCGGTCCGGCCTATCGATAGCGCTCGATCGCTCTTTAAGTGCTTCTGGTCACAAGGTGAAGATACGACGGGAGATCGCGGCTTCTCCGGATGCTATCCTACGGAGCGACAGCGTCGTTTCCGATCGGGCCGGCCACCGATCGCTCTTTAAGTGCTTCTGGTCACAAGGTGGAGCTACGAAGGGCTTTTCGGAGCGACGATCGAACTGGACAGCCGGCGCTCCGCCGGTCGATCGATGGTCCATTCATGACGTCCGTCCCACAGCAGGTTCACGAGACCGTCGCGGCACACCTGGACGCGATCGAGCGCCGCCACGACGTCACTGTCGCCTTCGCGGCCGCTCGCGGGAGCCACGCCTGGGGTGCGGCCGCTCCGGACAGCGACTACGACGTCGGGTTCGTCTTCGTGCCGACCGATCTGCGGGTCTACGTTCACCTCGACGGTCCGGACGACGTCATCACGTCCGATCGCGGCGAGTTCGAGTATCAGGGCTGGGACGTCCGGACTGTCGCCTCCCTGCTCGCGGACTCCAACGACGGCGCGATCGACCTGCTCCGGAGTCCGATCCGGTACCGGTCCGCGTACGACCCCGACGACCTTCGCGCGTACGTCGAGCGGACGTACAACCCGATCGACCTCTATCACGCCTGGCGCGGCATCGCGATGAGCAACTACCGGAAGTATCTCTCCGACCACCTGGTTCGTACCGACGACGCGATTTTTCCGATCGTCGAGGAGCGCGACGACGAGTACGTCGTCGAGACGGACGACGGACCGACGACGATCGATCGGGACGACGACCGATACGCCCAAACGCGGACGCGGCCGACGGTGAAGCGAAACCTCACGATCTGTCGGGCGGCGATGTCGGCCCGCTACCTGAAAGCGACCGGCGAGCGCGGGGGACACGACCTGCCGGCACTCGACGTCGGTCGGTTCCTGACGGAACAGGCACCGGCCGTCTTCGACGAGGATCGAATCGCCCTCGCGACGGACCTGCTCGAACGAAAACGACGCGGCGAGGGTGCGGCGACGATCGGCGACGCCGTCGGCCGCGAGTTCGCACGCCCGCCGAGGGAGATCGACCCCGCGATCCACGCGCGCGACGGCCCCGATCACGATCGACTTGACGCGTTCGTCGACGAGATGATCGGGGCGGTCCAGTGATCGAACGGTCGAGGTCGGCCCCCTTTAAGTGCTTCTGGTAACAAGGTGGAGCTATGACGGGAGAGACGGCAGTTCTCACTGACTCGCTTTTCGACTAGCCACGGTTTTCTCACGCCAGATAGCGCCCTCGTCGTCGATTCCGGTCCGGTTCGAACACGATCGTCCTTTACGTACTTCTGGTCACAAGGTGAAGATACGACGGGAGAGTCGGTCGTTCTCGTGGTCTCACCGCTCGACCAGCGACGCCGATCGCGCTCCCGGCACGTCGGCCACTTCGTCGCCGA
This region of Halosolutus amylolyticus genomic DNA includes:
- a CDS encoding DUF255 domain-containing protein → MDDPTRVEWREWGQDAFDEAEATDRPVLLSLTATWCDHCHEMDAETYAEPRIAANVNDSFVPVRVDVDRHPRVRDRYNMGGFPSTVFCAPDGGVLTGAGYLGPDGMRQVLDSVRTMWETKGSGAARIPRPLREDNPPAGDLTPEIESAMLGQLTETYDEVAGGWGDGPKFPLPDALEFALKRDREMALRSFDAVGANLLDEYDGGFYRFATDRDWSGLQYEKLLDSNGALVRAFANAYLHTGADEYRDPAERTIEYLTTTLWNGSADAFANSQAPGEPDAHGLDATDRATADEPPVDEGVFAGSNALAIEGLLTYYAYTDDERARRYAERALATLREDLLEEGVARHERDATLQAGDDPTCLLATQARVLGALTTAASTIETALLEDARAVADATIDRLHDEDSFLDGPATGVGLCDRPLRPLDSNVAFADGLLELAVLSGEDRYRTYARETLEAFAGASDRFGVQIARYGTAVARLLEGPLVIRVAGEPGTDLHRAALRLADHEKVVVPDATDDLEPGRARVERDGRRSTPAETPEQLSNRVQDVHE
- a CDS encoding TrmB family transcriptional regulator, which translates into the protein MASLRDLGLSEYEARAYRALLNTGPTTAKELSRASDVPMGRIYDVLNSIEQYNLVRSQTASRPKKYVAVEPSTALDRLLDDKKRELEEKADQYESIVDDLADELDAAEPVEEQFWTAAVGPEETIDLLLERLAAADRDIVMVAADPVPQMDIRTVGDEVLAQLEDALDRGVSVDILMTRELVASLSENVGERYRETLQARKDFDVRTSEEVTGSFNIIDGVEVCIQVPNPLTSSEAFGMIDLKDPEFAADVHDEFTPHWQNAEPLEF
- a CDS encoding PGF-CTERM sorting domain-containing protein, with amino-acid sequence MIGQGRYSNRSAVAVAIVVLVLGVASGPVAAQEAESTKFEVTVTEDGAIDSVDIHWTITDETYADLNEATGTEDDESVADGLEAIYEDTPSIGSASVTERELNSGYELSIALSDVEQSEEDDLDVTVEDDTVVYEEIAVADPADSSTPDEITYRVVMPGEISETNADVVDGNEATWHLHETYTSDLYVESSLDGTTDDADDAVDEDETADAIDDEADDETTTVEDEESTDDADADESTDDVEGDGDQSDDSGADVTDDDSVPGFGAAVTIVAVVGSGLAVGRRTDRR
- the mptA gene encoding GTP cyclohydrolase MptA, encoding MSHQLPDVQATSPDVTVGLSQVGVTGVEKLVKIAREDKRPIVYTAEFEVFVDLPAWRKGADMSRNMEVIDEILEDATREEAYRVEEVCGEAAERLLEKHDYTTRAEVSMEAELLRREQTPASDRETQHTVDIVAAATATDEGTREEIGATVTGMTVCPCSQGMSAARAKQTLEDLGVEEETITQFLDEVPQAGHSQRGHATLTVEANGDPDVDLNDLIDVARDSMSARIYNLAKRPDEDHMTYAAHADAKFVEDCVRSMAEGVVDEFDHLPDDAVITMKQSNDESIHQHNAHAERVVEMATLRDEVNGEN
- a CDS encoding nucleotidyltransferase domain-containing protein, producing the protein MTSVPQQVHETVAAHLDAIERRHDVTVAFAAARGSHAWGAAAPDSDYDVGFVFVPTDLRVYVHLDGPDDVITSDRGEFEYQGWDVRTVASLLADSNDGAIDLLRSPIRYRSAYDPDDLRAYVERTYNPIDLYHAWRGIAMSNYRKYLSDHLVRTDDAIFPIVEERDDEYVVETDDGPTTIDRDDDRYAQTRTRPTVKRNLTICRAAMSARYLKATGERGGHDLPALDVGRFLTEQAPAVFDEDRIALATDLLERKRRGEGAATIGDAVGREFARPPREIDPAIHARDGPDHDRLDAFVDEMIGAVQ